One Mobula hypostoma chromosome X2, sMobHyp1.1, whole genome shotgun sequence genomic window carries:
- the drc12 gene encoding coiled-coil domain-containing protein 153 isoform X4 has product MRISWLLDIPRKMPPKNKGKAKKGKKKATKGDNVEEKYEQTVHQVESLKNQLVLRRDIARQALLVKEEWKAKLQVLKNDLKEEQAIKKSIHSALCQQQLLKTQEEKVQVIKEKDSTIKELQMKIDNMETEYEAILHNSLDLLLNELKKARLQWEKAATNLHAEHKKKLLEFGLNPRDI; this is encoded by the exons GCTTTTGGACATTCCTAGGAAAATGCCACCGAAGAATAAGGGAAAGGCAAAAAAAGGGAAGAAGAAAGCAACCAAAG GAGACAATGTTGAAGAGAAATACGAACAAACTGTACATCAAGTGGAATCACTGAAAAACCAGTTAG TTCTGCGGAGGGACATTGCAAGACAGGCTTTGCTGGTCAAAGAGGAATGGAAGGCGAAGCTGCAGGTTCTCAAGAATGACTTGAAAGAAGAGCAAGCCATTAAGAAATCGATTCATTCAG CATTGTGTCAGCAGCAGCTATTGAAGACACAGGAGGAGAAAGTGCAAGTCATCAAGGAGAAAGATTCTACCATCAAAGAGCTCCAGATGAAAATTGACAACATGGAAACTGAATATGAGGCCATCCTCCAT AATAGCCTGGACCTGCTTCTGAACGAGCTGAAGAAGGCTAGGCTGCAGTGGGAGAAAGCAGCAACAAATTTACACGCAGAGCACAAGAAGAAACTGCTTGAATTTGGGCTCAACCCACGGGACATTTAA
- the LOC134340734 gene encoding hepatic and glial cell adhesion molecule-like, translating into MQFSKGFLTLYLNLMFGVLQKVSGYTSQVTGFLNQPIYLTVEDTMNYSNSVQTIGWKIGSVWIVQYTSPDPPKVFQPFKSRITYFAGNNSLFIHQLSLQDEGHYVITASLTSGAESHSYINLTVLVPVSQPNITVQIEKLPSPTLSMNCTVKNGSDPQFSWIKDNKILVTNQHRMSTDNHRLRITNMTSSDCGIYTCFVKNPVNRVEKQQLISAEHFQECLHPLSWVRVLVLVSTLAVLCVLGFLAVIFTVKRFKGRQEDDVQHEQRKDNMPDVGEESQDAQYSNPLLNNTHGNQEEVNSTYCIIGALPKSPVETEGHRLFHL; encoded by the exons TATCTGGGTATACAAGTCAAGTGACTGGATTCCTGAATCAACCCATCTATCTCACAGTGGAAGATACAATGAATTATTCAAACTCAGTGCAAACCATTGGCTGGAAGATAGGATCAGTGTGGATAGTCCAATACACTTCACCCGATCCACCAAAAGTCTTTCAGCCATTCAAGTCACGTATAACTTACTTCGCAGGAAACAACTCGCTGTTCATTCACCAGCTGAGTCTTCAGGATGAAGGTCATTACGTTATAACAGCATCATTAACATCTGGAGCAGAATCTCATTCATACATCAACCTGACGGTGCTAG TTCCAGTTTCACAGCCCAACATTACAGTACAGATTGAAAAATTACCCTCTCCAACGTTGAGCATGAACTGTACAGTCAAAAATGGCTCTGATCCCCAATTCTCCTGGATAAAGGACAACAAAATCCTTGTGACTAACCAACATCGAATGTCAACTGACAACCACAGATTACGGATCACCAACATGACGAGCTCAGACTGTGGAATTTACACCTGCTTTGTCAAAAACCCAGTCAACAGAGTGGAAAAACAACAACTGATCTCAG CCGAACATTTCCAGGAATGTTTGCATCCATTATCTTGGGTTCGGGTTCTGGTTCTGGTCAGCACTCTGGCAGTACTTTGTGTGCTCGGATTCCTTGCTGTTATCttcacggtcaagaggttcaaaggAAGGCAGG AGGACGACGTCCAACATGAACAACGAAAAGACAAT ATGCCTGATGTTGGGGAGGAGTCCCAGGATGCCCAGTACTCCAACCCGCTTCTCAATAACACCCATGGTAATCAAGAGGAGGTTAATTCCACTTACTGCATCATTGGAGCACTCCCCAAGAGCCCTGTTGAAACTGAGGGACACCGTTTATTTCATCTCTGA
- the drc12 gene encoding coiled-coil domain-containing protein 153 isoform X1: MRISWLLDIPRKMPPKNKGKAKKGKKKATKGDNVEEKYEQTVHQVESLKNQLVLRRDIARQALLVKEEWKAKLQVLKNDLKEEQAIKKSIHSDMTRQYKTMRSELDLRVHQLEIEVGHLQQQLTLCQQQLLKTQEEKVQVIKEKDSTIKELQMKIDNMETEYEAILHNSLDLLLNELKKARLQWEKAATNLHAEHKKKLLEFGLNPRDI, from the exons GCTTTTGGACATTCCTAGGAAAATGCCACCGAAGAATAAGGGAAAGGCAAAAAAAGGGAAGAAGAAAGCAACCAAAG GAGACAATGTTGAAGAGAAATACGAACAAACTGTACATCAAGTGGAATCACTGAAAAACCAGTTAG TTCTGCGGAGGGACATTGCAAGACAGGCTTTGCTGGTCAAAGAGGAATGGAAGGCGAAGCTGCAGGTTCTCAAGAATGACTTGAAAGAAGAGCAAGCCATTAAGAAATCGATTCATTCAG ATATGACCCGTCAGTACAAGACGATGCGGTCAGAACTGGACCTTCGAGTCCATCAGCTGGAGATTGAGGTCGGTCATCTGCAGCAGCAGCTCA CATTGTGTCAGCAGCAGCTATTGAAGACACAGGAGGAGAAAGTGCAAGTCATCAAGGAGAAAGATTCTACCATCAAAGAGCTCCAGATGAAAATTGACAACATGGAAACTGAATATGAGGCCATCCTCCAT AATAGCCTGGACCTGCTTCTGAACGAGCTGAAGAAGGCTAGGCTGCAGTGGGAGAAAGCAGCAACAAATTTACACGCAGAGCACAAGAAGAAACTGCTTGAATTTGGGCTCAACCCACGGGACATTTAA
- the drc12 gene encoding coiled-coil domain-containing protein 153 isoform X3 — protein sequence MPPKNKGKAKKGKKKATKGDNVEEKYEQTVHQVESLKNQLVLRRDIARQALLVKEEWKAKLQVLKNDLKEEQAIKKSIHSDMTRQYKTMRSELDLRVHQLEIEVGHLQQQLTLCQQQLLKTQEEKVQVIKEKDSTIKELQMKIDNMETEYEAILHNSLDLLLNELKKARLQWEKAATNLHAEHKKKLLEFGLNPRDI from the exons ATGCCACCGAAGAATAAGGGAAAGGCAAAAAAAGGGAAGAAGAAAGCAACCAAAG GAGACAATGTTGAAGAGAAATACGAACAAACTGTACATCAAGTGGAATCACTGAAAAACCAGTTAG TTCTGCGGAGGGACATTGCAAGACAGGCTTTGCTGGTCAAAGAGGAATGGAAGGCGAAGCTGCAGGTTCTCAAGAATGACTTGAAAGAAGAGCAAGCCATTAAGAAATCGATTCATTCAG ATATGACCCGTCAGTACAAGACGATGCGGTCAGAACTGGACCTTCGAGTCCATCAGCTGGAGATTGAGGTCGGTCATCTGCAGCAGCAGCTCA CATTGTGTCAGCAGCAGCTATTGAAGACACAGGAGGAGAAAGTGCAAGTCATCAAGGAGAAAGATTCTACCATCAAAGAGCTCCAGATGAAAATTGACAACATGGAAACTGAATATGAGGCCATCCTCCAT AATAGCCTGGACCTGCTTCTGAACGAGCTGAAGAAGGCTAGGCTGCAGTGGGAGAAAGCAGCAACAAATTTACACGCAGAGCACAAGAAGAAACTGCTTGAATTTGGGCTCAACCCACGGGACATTTAA
- the drc12 gene encoding coiled-coil domain-containing protein 153 isoform X2, whose amino-acid sequence MTFRLLDIPRKMPPKNKGKAKKGKKKATKGDNVEEKYEQTVHQVESLKNQLVLRRDIARQALLVKEEWKAKLQVLKNDLKEEQAIKKSIHSDMTRQYKTMRSELDLRVHQLEIEVGHLQQQLTLCQQQLLKTQEEKVQVIKEKDSTIKELQMKIDNMETEYEAILHNSLDLLLNELKKARLQWEKAATNLHAEHKKKLLEFGLNPRDI is encoded by the exons ATGACATTCAG GCTTTTGGACATTCCTAGGAAAATGCCACCGAAGAATAAGGGAAAGGCAAAAAAAGGGAAGAAGAAAGCAACCAAAG GAGACAATGTTGAAGAGAAATACGAACAAACTGTACATCAAGTGGAATCACTGAAAAACCAGTTAG TTCTGCGGAGGGACATTGCAAGACAGGCTTTGCTGGTCAAAGAGGAATGGAAGGCGAAGCTGCAGGTTCTCAAGAATGACTTGAAAGAAGAGCAAGCCATTAAGAAATCGATTCATTCAG ATATGACCCGTCAGTACAAGACGATGCGGTCAGAACTGGACCTTCGAGTCCATCAGCTGGAGATTGAGGTCGGTCATCTGCAGCAGCAGCTCA CATTGTGTCAGCAGCAGCTATTGAAGACACAGGAGGAGAAAGTGCAAGTCATCAAGGAGAAAGATTCTACCATCAAAGAGCTCCAGATGAAAATTGACAACATGGAAACTGAATATGAGGCCATCCTCCAT AATAGCCTGGACCTGCTTCTGAACGAGCTGAAGAAGGCTAGGCTGCAGTGGGAGAAAGCAGCAACAAATTTACACGCAGAGCACAAGAAGAAACTGCTTGAATTTGGGCTCAACCCACGGGACATTTAA